The DNA segment AACTATCTGCCCCGTCAATGCGGTATCGCTACATTTACCACCGATCTTTGTGAAGCCATTGCAAAGGAACATATTAAAACGACCTGTATCGCAATACCCGTCAACGATATAGAAGTGGGTTATGCGTATTCTTCGCGAGTGCGTTTTGAAATCACGGAAAAAGATATCGAATCGTATCACCGGGCAGCCGATTTTCTGAACGTTAATAACGTTGATCTTGTATGTCTTCAATTCGAATACGGAATTTTCGGAGGAAGAGCAGGAGGTCATATTCTCGCACTTCTGCGCAATTTGCGAATGCCCATCGTTACAACTCTGCACACCATTCTTCATGACCCGGATCCGGATCAGCTGAAGGTATTGAAACAGGTTGCGGCTCTTTCGGATCGTTTAGTGGTCATGAGCGAGCGTGGTGCGGAGTTTCTACAGACGGTTTACGAGATCCAAGAGGATAAAATCGATTTCATTCCGCACGGAATTCCCGACGTACCTTTTGTGGATCCGAGCTATCATAAGGACAAGTTCGGTGTAGAAGGGAAGGTCGTTCTTCTCAGTTTCGGATTGTTATCTCCGAACAAAGGAATCGAAACCGTGATCTCATCTCTGCCCGCGATCTTGAAAAAACATCCGAATGTAGTTTATATCATCCTTGGAGCGACACACCCGAACGTTGTGCGAAACGAAGGCGAAACATATAGACTCTTTCTTCAGAGATTGGCGCACGAAAAGAATGTGGAAAGTCATCTGATTTTTTACAATCGGTTTGTAAGCCTGGAGGAACTTATCGAGTTTATCGGAGCGACCGATATCTACGTTACTCCTTATCTCGATCCGGCCCAGATTACTTCGGGAACTCTTGCATACACGTTGGGAGCTGGAAAAGCGGTGATTTCCACACCTTACTGGTATGCTCAAGAGATGTTGGCTGAGGAACGCGGCGTACTCGTGCCGTTTCGAGATCCGAAAGCCTTAGCGGAACAAGTGATCGATCTTTTAGACAACGAATCCAAACGTCATGCGATGCGGAAGCGCGCTTATCTCTACGGGCGATCGATGATTTGGCCGAAGGTTGCTAAAGAATATATGCTGAGTTTTGAAAAGGCTCGAGTAGAACGTCGTCATTTTTCTCCGCCCGGTTTTGCGATCCAACCTCTGGACAAACGTCCGAGTGAAATGCCCCCACTCAAACTGGATCATTTGCGTCACATGACTGATAGCACCGGCATCTTACAACACGCATACTTTACGATTCCGAACTATAACGAAGGATATACGATAGACGATAACGCTCGCGCGCTGATGGTAAGCACTCTGATGCAGGACCTGGGCAATGGAGAAGTCTTTGAACTGACCTTCCGTTATCTCGCCTTTGTCTGGTATGCATACAATCCGAAAACGGGACGTTTCCGAAACTTCATGGATTACCAACGTCACTGGTTGGAAGATAGCGGATCCGATGACAGTCACGGCCGCGCTCTTTGGGCGTTGGGAACCGTTCTCGGAAGAGCAAGCGCACCCACGTTACCCAGCATTGCGGGAAGATTGTTCGAACAAGCGCTTCCGGCGATACTGGGAACTTCCAGTCCTAGAGCTTGGGCGTTTGCACTGATCGGAATTCACGAGTATCTCCAGAGATTTGACGGGGATCGTATGGCCAGTCAGGTCCGGGAAGAATTGTCCGAAAGATTGTTAGGTCTCTATCAAAGAAATAATACAGAAGAATGGCATTGGTTCGAAGAAGGACTTAGCTATTGCAACGCAGCCCTATCGCATGCGATGTTGTTATCGGGTCAGTCGATTCCGAATCCAACGATGACCCAGATCGGACTCGAATCCTTGGAATGGTTATCTGATTTACAACGCGGGGATGCAGATGGAGACCATTTCGTACCGATCGGTTCCAACGGTTTTTATCCTAGAGGAGGGGAACACGCTCGTTTTGATCAACAACCGGTAGAAGCGCAAGCGACAGTATCCGCGTGTCTCGAAGCATATCGTCTAACACGAGAAATACGATGGCGCAAGGAAGCAAGACGCGCTTTTGAATGGTTTCTCGGACGCAACGATCTGAATTCCCCTGTGTATGATCCAACCACGGGCGGATGTAGAGACGGCTTACACCCGGATCGAGTCAATGAAAATCAAGGTGCGGAATCCACGTTAGCGTTTCTTCAGAGTTTACTGGAGCTGCGTTTAGCCGAGAACAATGCACTGGATCAAGAAGAAGTAAAAACACAATGAAACAGAAAAAAAATCCGGGACTTTTACATCGCTACAAAGAAAACCCCATCTTGACCGCAAAGGATTGGCCTTATCCCATTCACAGCGTATTCAATCCCGGTGCGACTAAGCTAAAGGACGGCACCACACTTTTATTATGCAGAGTGGAAGATCGAACCGGAAAATCGCATCTCTGCGCCGCCCGTTCCATCAACGGTATCGACGACTGGAAGATCGACGCCGAACCTACATTCATGGCGGATCCCGAAAAATTTCCGGAGGAATTGTGGGGGATCGAAGACCCGCGGATCACTTTCATTCCGGAATTGAATCAATATGCGGTAGTTTATACCGCGTATTCCAAAGAAGGTCCCGGTGTCGCTTTAGCTTTTACAAAAGATTTTCAGGTTTTTGAACGTTATGGGATGATTCTTCAGCCGGAAGACAAGGACGCAGCCTTGTTGCCTCGTAAGATCGAGGGACGTTGGGTTATGATCCATCGACCGATCGGAGCACACGGAGCCCATATGTGGATTTCCTATTCTTCCGATCTAAAACAATGGGGTGATCATAAGATGATGTTGGAAGCGAGGTTGGGCGGATGGTGGGACGCGAATAAAATCGGACTTTCTCCGCCTCCGATAGAAACGCCGCAAGGATGGCTGGTCATCTATCATGGAGTACGTCACAACGCTTCTGGTGCTTTGTATCGACTCGGACTAGCATTGTTTGATTTGAATACACCCGAACTATGTTTAAAACGGGGGCAGGAATGGATATTTGGAGCAGAGGAGCCCTATGAACAAAGAGGTGATGTGGATAACGTGATTTTTCCTTGCGGATATACGTTAGACGCAGATGGGGATACTCTCAATATCTACTACGGAGCCGCAGATACGAGTATTGCCCTTGCCACCTGCAGCGTGAAAGTCCTATTGGAATGGTTGGTAAAACAATGAACTGGATTTTTTAAAAGCGGAAATCTTTCTTAAAACAGAAATTCATGTCTTGAAAATTTGCCTTCAAAGAACACATAACGTTCCATTTTCCGTTTTCAAATTCGACGATCACGTGACGTCGGTTTCTTTCGATCATTCTTCCGGAGATTTTTTTGGAAGTAAGAATGGAATTCGAATTTTTCTCGATAGAAATCGTTACAAAATTATTTTTTAGTCTTGTTCGATCTGTCTTTGGATATCGATCGGAAGATCCGATATGGAATCAATGAGAATCGAATCCCGATAGGAACAGGAGAAATCCGGAAGCGGAAAACTTTTATCCAAGGTGGGTTTCCGTTTTCGAATTTTGGAAAAAAATTATCGCCAATGTCAATGTTGAATTCGATTTTAGAATCACAAAACCATACGACGATTTGACCTATAAAATTTTCGGATTAAAATCAATATTAGAAAAATAAAATTTAGCATTAGTAAACGAGTTTGTAGGCCTTCGAAGTCCCGGCTGGTCCTTCCGCTAATTCCTCGAATTTCAGGTGTTTGTCCGCGGCTCGCTCGAATACGGATTGAGTGACTAAGATCTCTCCGGCTTCAGCAGTATCCTCTCCGAGTTTACTTGCGATATTGACTTCGGAGCCGAATACATCCGTATCTCCGATCTTCAAAACCTTACCGAATCCGAGTCCAACACAGAGCAGGATTTTTTCTTCCGGAATTTTGTCCTTGTTGTATATTACAAGTTCCTGTTGCATCTTGATTGCGGAGGTGATTCCCTTTCCTACGTTTCGAAAGATGACTAAAAAACTGTCTCCTTCCGATTTTAGAAGAATTCCGTCGTGATCTTCGATGATCGGGATGAGGATCCGTTCGGATTCGTGGATCGTCTGCAAGAAGTGAATGATTCCGAATTTTTCCACCCCCCTGGAAAAGCCGGAAAGATCCGTGAACATCACGCACCATTCTTCGCCGAATAAATCCCAGATTCGTTGATCGATCATTTCCTTGTCTGCGCCAGGTTGCAGTCTGTCTTGGACCAATTTTTCCAATCTGTCTTCGGACGCGCTGGCTCCGATTGTTCTGCGAAATGCCATAATCCCTCTTTAAAAAATTGAGAATCTCAATTCTCTTTCAATTAGAATCAGAATGTTCCCCAAAGAATTTCTGTCTGTCAATGGGAATCTGATGCAGGCCCGAGTCCCGGTCTTTGCAGAACTTGAAAGCGAAAAAATAGATTTTATATATTGGACAAAATTCCTTTATATGAGATAAAATTCTTTACTTTGACAGAAAAATGAGTCTGAATTCTCAGAAAGATACGATTGATCCTCGTTCCGAAAGAATCTCTTGTTTAGCCTAACGAGTATGGCGATCGGTCTTACGATCGGAGGCGGGGTGTTTGTCTATCGGGAATCGTAGGCGCATCCGTGAGACGTTATCTGCCGTTGCTCTACGCGTTAGCCGCCATTCCTATGTTTTTTGCAATCGTTCCGTTGGCTGCGTTAGGCACCATTCTTCTCCGTAAGAATTTTGAGTAGGTATCTTATGATTCGAACTTTCTGGATATGGGTATTTCTTTGTTTGGGACCAATCGGTTGTTTTTATTTTTCGCCGATCCGGACCATTCCTCTCAAACAAATTCCGGTTTCCGTAAATTGGGAAGAAAGAACCTA comes from the Leptospira sp. WS92.C1 genome and includes:
- a CDS encoding glycosyltransferase family 4 protein, whose product is MEHNVTLSTLNRIAFIGNYLPRQCGIATFTTDLCEAIAKEHIKTTCIAIPVNDIEVGYAYSSRVRFEITEKDIESYHRAADFLNVNNVDLVCLQFEYGIFGGRAGGHILALLRNLRMPIVTTLHTILHDPDPDQLKVLKQVAALSDRLVVMSERGAEFLQTVYEIQEDKIDFIPHGIPDVPFVDPSYHKDKFGVEGKVVLLSFGLLSPNKGIETVISSLPAILKKHPNVVYIILGATHPNVVRNEGETYRLFLQRLAHEKNVESHLIFYNRFVSLEELIEFIGATDIYVTPYLDPAQITSGTLAYTLGAGKAVISTPYWYAQEMLAEERGVLVPFRDPKALAEQVIDLLDNESKRHAMRKRAYLYGRSMIWPKVAKEYMLSFEKARVERRHFSPPGFAIQPLDKRPSEMPPLKLDHLRHMTDSTGILQHAYFTIPNYNEGYTIDDNARALMVSTLMQDLGNGEVFELTFRYLAFVWYAYNPKTGRFRNFMDYQRHWLEDSGSDDSHGRALWALGTVLGRASAPTLPSIAGRLFEQALPAILGTSSPRAWAFALIGIHEYLQRFDGDRMASQVREELSERLLGLYQRNNTEEWHWFEEGLSYCNAALSHAMLLSGQSIPNPTMTQIGLESLEWLSDLQRGDADGDHFVPIGSNGFYPRGGEHARFDQQPVEAQATVSACLEAYRLTREIRWRKEARRAFEWFLGRNDLNSPVYDPTTGGCRDGLHPDRVNENQGAESTLAFLQSLLELRLAENNALDQEEVKTQ
- a CDS encoding glycosidase, giving the protein MKQKKNPGLLHRYKENPILTAKDWPYPIHSVFNPGATKLKDGTTLLLCRVEDRTGKSHLCAARSINGIDDWKIDAEPTFMADPEKFPEELWGIEDPRITFIPELNQYAVVYTAYSKEGPGVALAFTKDFQVFERYGMILQPEDKDAALLPRKIEGRWVMIHRPIGAHGAHMWISYSSDLKQWGDHKMMLEARLGGWWDANKIGLSPPPIETPQGWLVIYHGVRHNASGALYRLGLALFDLNTPELCLKRGQEWIFGAEEPYEQRGDVDNVIFPCGYTLDADGDTLNIYYGAADTSIALATCSVKVLLEWLVKQ
- a CDS encoding adenylate/guanylate cyclase domain-containing protein translates to MAFRRTIGASASEDRLEKLVQDRLQPGADKEMIDQRIWDLFGEEWCVMFTDLSGFSRGVEKFGIIHFLQTIHESERILIPIIEDHDGILLKSEGDSFLVIFRNVGKGITSAIKMQQELVIYNKDKIPEEKILLCVGLGFGKVLKIGDTDVFGSEVNIASKLGEDTAEAGEILVTQSVFERAADKHLKFEELAEGPAGTSKAYKLVY